The Primulina tabacum isolate GXHZ01 chromosome 1, ASM2559414v2, whole genome shotgun sequence genome contains the following window.
GGTTTTTTAATAAtctgtcgctaaatttagcgatggAATAATTAAACTcgctaattttaattttaacgaCCATTATTATGCCATTTTGGGATCTTCTTGGAAATGGGAAGATCTAGGATAGGCGTAAAAGGGTTGTGGATATTGCTATACAAACATCTTCCTTCTCCGCTCCCTCTTTTTCTACATTTGCGGCTAAGGGTTCCAAAAACTCTGGTTCCCGCCGAATGAAACTCCTTTCCTAAAGCCCCTCTTTGGCCAACTCACCAACTGCTTTCTCTCACAAGGTCAACGACAACCGACTTAATCACGACGGTAAAATCCACCGCTAACGAATGTACCTACGGTTTTAGCAACGGATTTGACCATCGCAAACCATATTTTTGGAGTGTATGTATCCACCATTAAGACTCAAATATAAGCAATTCCTAAAACATGTATATCATATCCAAACAAAAActcttgaattttttaaataaatcgtCAATCGCTCTTTTTAAATTTCTGATTAAGATTTTTTTTCGTATTAGCAACCACTTCCATGATATTTACTATATTTTTAGACGTGTTCAAAAAATTCAACAAAGATAATCAATCACTCCTAACAGCTTAAGTATTCGTAAGTTGCATTAGTTGTTGTCatgtatataataaatataaactatttttttctttcataATCTTAcgcaaaataataataaaaaaagaattaaaaaaatcaagtaACTTTAACGTTCTAGTTCCTTTTAATTCTAagctaatttaatttaaatcaataatttataaatttttattgcaATAGATTATTTTTTTGCAAACAATTTACTTGTAATATACCACTAGCATGCAAATGGTAATGAGGTATCCCATAAACCATACAGAAACCTCACTAAAATCCTgaaaacttgaaaataaaatcgaACAGCAGTTCTATATATAAAATACCTGAGCTATCTCAAGGTCTTAGGTTTCAAAAGAAACTCTAACAGGGATGATAATTCGGAAAACACAACGAAACTAAGACTCAAAACTCTTGATCCCTGTTCCAGTGTGCTCATTCACATCAACCATTCAACTGCATGAAGACTAGACAAGATAGTAAATATCAGCAAATTCGGTGATTCCGAGAAATTGGGAACCTAATATAAGATCTTGGTATGTTTGGTTTCATTAAACAAAGTAGTTGTTTGGTTGCaacaagaaaaatattagaaaacgTACACCAATCTGGAAATAGGATAAATGGGTCCGGTCAGTGCCTAATAAACTCCCATTTTGCAATAatatctaatatatatatatatatatatatatatatatattgattttttaTAAGAGgggaaaaaatcaaaaaatccaAACACATGAGACAGCAAAGAAATACTTTTCCGCTAAATTGTGTTTATACATTCTTTTCCCGCGTATCCTCTCACTTTCCATGTAACTAACAGGGCCTTTAAAATGACTTGAGTCAATACTTACACTAGCAGTCGAGAAATGGAATGTCATTACTTGTTAAGATTTTAGCGTCACACATGGGTGAGGAAACTGATCCGTTTTATTACGTATTGACAATAATTTGTAGGTTATAACCTCAATACACAGCACACTGTAAAAGTATGGCTTGCACTCAGGGGAAGACACGTAATTCATGAGAGAGTGAGGCGAAACTCATTCTTCAGAAAAATTATGCAtaacattataatttttttagatgAGGGGTCGAGACAGTGCTTTAATGTGTCTTCGGGGCAATGACTCTATGATAAAGCGGTAAATCAGTAACTGGAGCCTATGCTAGTCCTAGGTTCTTTATGCTTCAACTCTTCTCGCCTTATATTAACCAAAGTTTAGTACCATCACCATCGAAATAGAAGCTAATATCCAAATAAGTTGATTGTATCCACTAGTTTTAGCCACGCTTGAGTAATCTGCATAATTTAGGTGCAAATAATAGATAACTTCCGGTCTCTGTAAACTATCAAATTTTCTAAATTAAAGTTCTTCATCCTACCACCTCTGAAAGTAATCAAACTATACGCACTGTAACTCTTCAAAGTGCCACTAGATCATTTTACTTTATAACACGCGTCTCGTTATTTCCCTTCTAACTTTCAATTAAATCCAAACAAATTTAAAGCCAACGGTATGAAGATGGATAGagtaaaataatcaataaacaaAGACAATCTAGGAGCCAAAACATATCTCTTTCTATCTTACTCCACTAGATTAGATATTAAATTCGGATCTCAGAAAATTAGAATAAAATTCTTCAGGAATCAATGAAGGCGtaattttgcaaaaaaaaaaaaaaaatctacctTGATAATTTAGGTACCTCGGAAAAGCTAGAATTCGAGCATGAGTTCTTCCTTCTGATCGGAGAAGTAATGGAGAATATAAGGAGTGACGCGAATGACGGTGACCCAAACCCCGAACATCGCAACGTGGCTCTTCAGCTGCTTCATCGCCGCCGCTTTGTCCGGTTTTCGGATAAACATTCCCGGAAACATTTTCGCTCCTCCGATCGATATGTGTGGCTTGTGTTGAAGAGACGACTGAAGTAAAACCCTAAGCCAACGTTTCTATTTGTAGCTTGCAGTTTTGTACTAGTTTTGGGTGCCGGGTTTTTGTGTGTGTGCTGGATTAGTTCATATATGCCCATTATTTAATATTGGGCCTTGGCCCAGTTTTTGGTTGTGGGATGTTTTCAAAAGAGGGTTTCATTTCTATTGGTAAAACTACATCTAATTTTTAGTACTataatttgtatttatttttttatttttgatagataaaattttattttatttttgtaatttgtttttttctttcattttttgttttttttaactgGAAGACATGACGAACTTGGGTTAAAAAAGaccaaaaatgataaaatatacaagttataaaataaaaaatgcaaACTCGCGGTTAAcattactaaaaaaaattaaaaaatacaaatgatAAGACCAAAAGTATAAATTTTCCATTTCCTATTGAATACACACGTTACTtcgagtaatttttttttttttgacatatAGTCGTACATTGGGCTAGATTTTGTTATTCGGTTGGCAAAGTGATTTGTTATAACTTCTATCTCGATTCGAGATATCATATCAAATTTGAGATTTTGATACTAAATAGACTATAAACCAATCAATATTAGATTTTctcttattaattttttaaattttacaatTTCGAACTCCAAATCCATATGGTCTGCGCTCTGTGCTCTCCCATCCACAGGCAAAACGAATTCATAACGGTGTTACTCTTTCAATGCAGTAACAGTTGGctattccaatcaataacaatGTTTTCATAGCGAGACCTGTGATTTAATTATCTATCTTAAAATAATTGTTGAATCGATCGGATCAATTCTACTTGACATTTAGACCAAAAAAATTTGTTATACTATGTAAgaaacaattaaattaaaacttTAGTTCACATGCATGTTTTATCTCACTTGATTTTTGGTACATAATTTACATTGACAAAACAAgaaattttcacaaaatatttttgtagTAAGAATGTTTATTAAATTTCTTACGGTACAATCTGTTAATTTATCTGATATAAGTTGTGTTATCTCCAAACTCAAAGGGGATAATTATAAAGTCCGGAAAAAATAGTTATCCTTCAATTAAGGTGAATGTATATTGATTATGCCATAGATGAAGTTTGCAAACCTGGTGAGGTTGATCTTTATGAAAGTGGGAGCGATATTATCACCTCCACATTACGTTCATAACGACTAAAATCTATGTTGGTATCTGTGGTTCGATTGAGGGGCATGAAAAATTCAGTGACATACTTAAAGAAATTGATAAACAATATTCAACTTTAGACAAGGCCCTTGCTAGCACTCAATAATGAATTAAAGTTCACAAATATGAAAGGTGTGCGAGAGAACAACATTAAGattagtgtggggacccggacgctaattcattccttaatcatctttaggaataattcaaacaattataataaacagggtctaaatttttttttaaaatacaatgcggaaacgtaatgtaattcaattcagattacatactaaacataaacatatataaatcttgtattatctacaagaattcaactaggttgaactatatatcagtgcagaatcctaagttgcttcgaagcccggatctccacgctatctagtccagcctcgttctttccTTGACCATGATCCTattccacctgttgtcatgcacacatacagacaagacaacagccggataactccggtgagaattacattctcagtataaatcatgtatacatgcaatcataaaaacaatataaaagcatataacagatatgtctaacatgtattcaaatcagaatataaatccatatcaagaataaatcctattctaaacatgtaccatcatccggaatataaatcaatatgtaccatattcagggacataatcaacatgaatcaatatcaactgtcaattagactcatgactccaaatttaagactagactcaatcctagtctagggatcccggtttccagaagttagcattcccatatcgactaacagtaatagaaaagactccagttctatccacgtcgatagggtatcgatcaccagtaatagaagaaataccaattctatccacatcgatatggtatcgatcaccagtatagaagaagctcgtattctatccacatcggtatagtatcgatcaccagtaatagaaagaactccaattctatccccttcgatataatatcgatcaccagtaatagaagaagttatgattctatccacatcgatacggtaccgatcaccagtaatagaagaagaagctccaattctatccacatcgatataatatcgatcatcagtaatagaagaagttatgattctatccacatcgatagccaaacatccggtgacagaatttggcacaatcgccaatacactatcttgtgacatcgtgcaatgtgcccatggcgatcccaccactattaagcacttctgtcacaagattactcgtctaatacctgctgtctataaatcaagagaacaagtacatcaatcaaatcaatatcataaggtaaagtatgtgatttagggaaactcgggCCAAatctcactcgagttgtgcaatcccaactcaacattaatttatacctttatcttctcggtccgacgaagacgaagtatcgaagtcaactctgtccatacccaatctgataatgacaatcgaatagatacaatatcagtatatcaTTCAGTTCAAAACTTGTTCTGATtaatattcaaatcaaaacataatctgatcaatgccaatcgacatatgatatcacaataccatctcaaccaataccgagtctgatcaatatcaatcaactgatgtttcgacggcataccaatacagtctcgataaccccgtcaattccaacaccacagatataataccagaactcataatcactatcgatataactcataatttcaacgataatataaatctgatatcgattctcaatcaaatcgactcaaaaattcataacaatttcataatcagtccgtttcttaatctgacttcgattctatgatgtctactatgtcaagaacatcatatatgaattccattcaattctggcaatatcataatttcaagacatatcaaaacgtagtaaaacttatgtccagttgtagcctacgtcgttaggaacacagtactataCTCGGATtcgaaaacagacggacggattgctcGTAACTTGAATTTCTCCCGAAGCTTCCCTCGGCTTCGTCCTCTTTCAATTCTGAGGAACAATCgcttgtacatatatatatatatatatatatatatatatatacatacgtCGCCCATGAAAGAGACAAGTGgcttgttcttgttctgcatgtcgcgcgcatatgcgcgagacctactgtctccgcatatatcaactcgcgcatatgcgtgccttcTGCCATGCATGTGCGCCAAACTTCctgccctgctcgcgcatatgcgccgttcacgtcgcgcatatgcgccgagcactCCACTAGGCTACtgtacacctcgcgcatatgcgcgtcctcacgccgcgcatatgcgcggagtcttCTGTCAAaaccgcgcatgtgtgcgcaccaaCTCGCGCATGACATTTCCTtcgcacatatttcgcgtctgttctcgtctttcccggtccactccgttccgtctataatcacttcaattaatcaagaactcatcccagaataatctcagattacggtaaatacacccaaatcagttcagattacggtaatcaaattctcgggccttacaatcaAATTCTTGGTGcatgttaaaattttttcttgagttttatgtttcaggtgaatattcgatgcgggattggGAAAAGAG
Protein-coding sequences here:
- the LOC142541887 gene encoding mitochondrial import receptor subunit TOM6 homolog; the encoded protein is MFPGMFIRKPDKAAAMKQLKSHVAMFGVWVTVIRVTPYILHYFSDQKEELMLEF